The following are from one region of the Patescibacteria group bacterium genome:
- a CDS encoding mannose-1-phosphate guanylyltransferase/mannose-6-phosphate isomerase, with protein sequence MHCLILCGGSGTRLWPLSRKNYPKQFLKLLGDHSLLQQTYLRMKKFIPVRNIYLITNQENLFNALNQIKEIDKNFRDDQLIIEPASLDTAPAIVLAVKYLKEVKRINKDEPIIEVHSDHYIKNENKFTQVAKNALKKLGDNLGAIGIAPVKIETGYGYIKKGKKIGSYYRVEKFVEKPDYETAKAYLASKKYLWNGGMYLFTPKTLERELRLHAPQIYSLYEKSYNEFLSGFPKLKPISFDLAVSEKSKQMIVFEGDFGWTDIGSFDALIEAGAPAHQRHVGIDSKNIYAQSAGNKLIATIGVNDLIIIENDDSILIQRKGKSQDVKKVVQHLKDKGFKELEHNLLVHRPWGKYEVLIDKPKHKVKKITVNPGAYLSLQSHEHRAEHWVVIKGTAEVVNGENKIRLKENESTYIPLKTKHRLGNPGKGPLEMIEVQTGDYLEEDDIKRYDDIYKRK encoded by the coding sequence ATGCACTGCCTAATATTATGCGGCGGGTCCGGTACCCGGCTCTGGCCGCTTTCAAGAAAAAATTACCCTAAACAGTTTTTAAAACTCTTGGGCGACCATTCCCTGCTTCAGCAGACATATTTAAGGATGAAAAAATTCATTCCGGTTAGGAATATTTATCTTATTACCAACCAGGAAAACCTGTTTAACGCCTTGAACCAGATAAAAGAAATTGATAAAAACTTTAGAGACGACCAGCTGATTATCGAGCCGGCGAGTTTAGATACGGCTCCGGCTATCGTTTTAGCCGTAAAATATTTAAAAGAAGTAAAACGTATAAATAAAGACGAGCCAATTATCGAAGTTCACTCCGACCATTATATCAAAAACGAAAATAAGTTCACCCAGGTAGCTAAGAATGCCTTGAAAAAACTTGGCGACAATCTCGGCGCGATCGGCATCGCGCCGGTAAAAATTGAAACTGGATACGGATATATCAAAAAAGGAAAAAAAATTGGCAGCTACTACCGGGTTGAAAAATTTGTTGAAAAACCTGATTACGAAACCGCCAAAGCCTACCTTGCCTCAAAAAAATATCTCTGGAACGGCGGCATGTATCTCTTTACCCCAAAAACTCTCGAGCGGGAGTTAAGGCTCCACGCGCCGCAAATTTATTCTCTTTACGAGAAAAGCTACAATGAATTTTTATCCGGTTTTCCCAAGCTAAAACCGATTTCATTCGACCTGGCGGTTTCGGAAAAGTCAAAGCAGATGATTGTTTTTGAAGGAGATTTTGGCTGGACTGATATCGGTTCGTTCGACGCTTTAATCGAAGCCGGCGCCCCGGCCCACCAGCGCCACGTCGGCATTGATTCAAAAAATATCTACGCCCAAAGCGCCGGCAACAAGCTCATTGCCACTATCGGCGTTAACGATTTGATTATTATTGAAAACGACGACAGCATATTAATACAAAGAAAAGGCAAGAGCCAGGACGTAAAAAAAGTGGTCCAGCATCTTAAGGATAAAGGCTTTAAGGAATTGGAGCACAATCTATTGGTCCACCGGCCCTGGGGCAAATACGAAGTGTTAATTGATAAGCCTAAGCATAAAGTCAAAAAAATTACGGTTAATCCCGGCGCTTATTTAAGCCTCCAGTCCCATGAACACCGGGCCGAACACTGGGTAGTAATTAAAGGGACGGCTGAAGTGGTAAACGGGGAAAATAAAATCCGCTTAAAAGAAAACGAAAGCACCTATATTCCTCTAAAAACTAAGCACCGGCTCGGCAATCCGGGAAAGGGCCCCTTAGAGATGATTGAAGTCCAAACCGGCGATTATTTAGAAGAGGATGACATTAAGCGGTATGACGATATCTACAAAAGAAAATAA
- a CDS encoding YebC/PmpR family DNA-binding transcriptional regulator, giving the protein MSGHSKWATTRRQKAVVDAKKGAIFTKMGNLITIAAREKGGDPSVNFMLRMAIDKAKAANMPKDNIDRAILRGTGELGGADISEIYYEGFGPANSQFIVKSLTDNKNRSASTIRHIFTKYGGSLGNVSWNFSQKGVIRVAGEEFKGKGINLEDLELELIDAGIDDLIKEEEGATIYTPLEALQKVKEFLEAKGLKAESAQIEYVPKEENNVSGEDKEKVEKFIFELEDNEDVSDYFSNVNI; this is encoded by the coding sequence ATGTCAGGACATTCCAAATGGGCGACAACCAGAAGGCAAAAAGCCGTGGTAGACGCGAAAAAAGGGGCGATTTTCACCAAGATGGGCAACTTGATAACCATAGCCGCGCGGGAAAAAGGCGGCGATCCGTCCGTCAATTTTATGCTGCGCATGGCTATTGATAAGGCTAAGGCCGCCAATATGCCCAAAGACAATATCGATCGGGCGATTTTGCGCGGCACCGGAGAGTTAGGGGGCGCGGACATTTCCGAAATATACTACGAAGGCTTTGGACCGGCTAATTCCCAGTTTATCGTAAAGTCCCTAACCGACAATAAAAACCGCTCGGCCTCCACTATCCGCCATATTTTCACTAAATACGGCGGAAGCCTGGGAAACGTTTCCTGGAATTTTTCCCAGAAAGGCGTTATCCGGGTGGCGGGAGAAGAATTCAAGGGTAAGGGCATAAATCTGGAAGATCTTGAATTGGAGCTGATTGACGCGGGGATTGACGATTTAATTAAAGAAGAGGAAGGCGCGACGATTTATACTCCCCTGGAAGCCTTGCAAAAAGTTAAGGAGTTTTTGGAAGCCAAGGGATTAAAAGCCGAATCGGCTCAAATCGAGTATGTCCCTAAGGAAGAAAATAATGTTTCCGGCGAGGACAAGGAAAAGGTAGAAAAATTTATTTTTGAGCTGGAAGATAACGAAGACGTATCCGATTATTTTTCCAACGTTAATATCTAG
- the ruvC gene encoding crossover junction endodeoxyribonuclease RuvC, producing the protein MKPHASIILGIDPGIADTGYGVVCRSERNQLSCLLYGSIKTSAKIEVGERLDIIYRELTKIIKKFRPELIAVEKLFFCNNAKTAMIVGQARGVIILAAHQQKIPVSELTPLQIKQAVSSYGAASKLQVQRMVKLILSLKEIPKPDDAADALAAAICAANSIKYAAKTF; encoded by the coding sequence ATGAAGCCCCATGCGTCGATAATTTTAGGCATTGACCCCGGAATCGCCGACACCGGCTACGGGGTGGTTTGCCGTTCCGAACGGAATCAACTTTCCTGCCTCCTCTATGGCTCGATTAAAACAAGTGCTAAAATAGAGGTAGGCGAACGGCTGGATATTATTTACCGCGAACTCACAAAAATAATAAAAAAATTCCGGCCGGAATTGATTGCCGTCGAAAAACTTTTTTTTTGCAATAACGCAAAAACCGCAATGATAGTCGGCCAAGCCCGCGGAGTAATTATACTGGCCGCCCATCAGCAAAAAATTCCGGTATCCGAACTTACTCCCCTCCAAATCAAGCAGGCTGTTTCCTCTTACGGAGCGGCGAGCAAATTACAGGTGCAAAGGATGGTTAAGCTCATTCTTTCCCTAAAAGAAATTCCTAAGCCCGACGATGCCGCCGATGCCCTAGCCGCCGCCATCTGCGCCGCCAATTCCATTAAATATGCAGCTAAAACTTTCTAA
- a CDS encoding pilin — MQLKLSKLLSVSVSGIFGFLLLLTILFPSPAKAEVYYCCCGTSLLGYSDKDGNCYDYTCSGKMITTSSSATCGSGSDDNSGSAKFNPQITIPGSDFKQGSSYTINNNTAAIAQYIKAIYKYLIGIVGMVAAIMLMVGGIVWLTAGGSPERVKQAQEYIKASLTGLVLALGSFMILGLINPALVNFRISSIKTLKNDTSSSTSSSTTCCSCVNASWNAMGCSEGLKDQTACNGYCTGFTYKNFSTGAKCSSDNTCTSQ, encoded by the coding sequence ATGCAGCTAAAACTTTCTAAACTATTGTCCGTTTCAGTATCAGGCATATTCGGATTCTTGTTATTATTGACAATTTTATTTCCCTCTCCCGCCAAAGCCGAAGTCTATTATTGCTGTTGCGGAACTTCCCTTCTCGGCTATTCTGATAAGGACGGCAACTGCTATGATTATACCTGTTCGGGAAAAATGATCACTACCAGTTCTAGCGCTACCTGCGGATCGGGTTCGGACGACAATTCGGGAAGCGCGAAATTTAATCCCCAAATCACTATTCCTGGGAGCGATTTCAAGCAAGGCTCTTCATATACCATAAATAATAATACCGCCGCCATTGCCCAATATATTAAAGCTATCTACAAATATTTAATCGGCATTGTCGGCATGGTTGCCGCGATAATGCTTATGGTCGGCGGAATCGTCTGGCTTACCGCCGGCGGTTCGCCGGAACGGGTAAAGCAAGCCCAGGAATATATAAAAGCCAGCCTGACCGGATTAGTCCTCGCTTTAGGGTCGTTTATGATTTTAGGGTTAATTAATCCGGCGCTCGTTAATTTTAGGATATCTAGCATTAAAACTTTGAAAAATGACACGAGTTCATCAACGTCTAGTAGTACAACTTGCTGCAGTTGTGTCAATGCGTCTTGGAATGCAATGGGGTGCTCTGAAGGGTTAAAGGACCAAACTGCTTGCAACGGCTATTGCACTGGTTTCACCTATAAAAATTTTTCAACTGGCGCAAAATGCTCTAGCGATAATACCTGCACCTCGCAATAA